A single Brachybacterium sillae DNA region contains:
- the rlmB gene encoding 23S rRNA (guanosine(2251)-2'-O)-methyltransferase RlmB has product MAGNSQRRGAMRGAKKGATVGSGGVRRRALEGKGPTPRAEDRPHHKAYAAKQARQGGGRGGARGRDHARRPGSDQVAGRNSVLEALREDVPATQVTVMHRIDVDERVREILRLAAQRALPVAEVTRSDLDRMTDSAVHQGVALTVPPYQYADVAELLGIARDAFQPPLLIALDGITDPRNLGAILRSAGAFGAHGVILPERRSVGMTASVWKVAAGAAGRVRVAQVTNLHRALTSLQREGVMALGLDAGGDVSSRDLDLGSEPVVLVIGAEGKGLSRLVRETCDRIVSIPMDQATESLNASVAAAIALYEISGERAAAGLA; this is encoded by the coding sequence ATGGCAGGCAATTCGCAGCGCCGCGGCGCCATGCGCGGCGCGAAGAAGGGCGCCACCGTCGGGTCCGGCGGGGTGCGCCGCCGCGCCCTCGAGGGGAAGGGCCCGACGCCCCGTGCTGAGGACCGCCCCCACCACAAGGCGTACGCCGCCAAGCAGGCCCGCCAGGGCGGGGGCCGCGGGGGAGCACGGGGCCGAGATCACGCCCGCCGCCCCGGCAGCGACCAGGTCGCCGGACGCAACTCCGTGCTGGAGGCGCTGCGGGAGGACGTCCCCGCCACCCAGGTCACCGTGATGCACCGGATCGACGTCGACGAGCGGGTGCGGGAGATCCTGCGGCTGGCCGCGCAGCGCGCGCTGCCCGTCGCGGAGGTCACCCGTTCGGACCTCGACCGCATGACCGACAGCGCCGTGCACCAGGGCGTGGCCCTCACCGTGCCCCCGTACCAATACGCGGATGTCGCGGAGCTGCTGGGTATCGCCCGTGATGCCTTCCAGCCGCCGCTGCTGATCGCCCTCGACGGGATCACCGACCCCCGCAACCTCGGTGCGATCCTGCGCAGCGCCGGGGCGTTCGGCGCCCACGGGGTGATCCTCCCGGAGCGTCGCAGCGTGGGGATGACGGCCAGCGTGTGGAAGGTCGCCGCGGGGGCCGCCGGCCGGGTGCGCGTCGCCCAGGTGACGAACCTGCACCGCGCGCTCACCTCCCTGCAGCGCGAGGGCGTCATGGCGCTCGGGCTCGACGCGGGCGGGGATGTCTCCTCCCGGGACCTCGACCTCGGCAGCGAACCGGTGGTGCTGGTGATCGGTGCCGAGGGCAAGGGGCTGTCACGCCTGGTGCGCGAGACCTGCGACCGCATCGTCTCGATCCCCATGGACCAGGCCACCGAATCGCTGAACGCCTCCGTGGCCGCGGCCATCGCGCTGTACGAGATCAGTGGGGAGCGTGCCGCCGCGGGTCTCGCCTGA
- a CDS encoding DUF4032 domain-containing protein, with translation MPLEITASRVDPALLDLPWSVPLEDWPEELLAALPRGISRHVVRFVRISGRVLALKEISGELAHREYQTLRMLGRLGVPAVQPSAVVSGRETATGDELDSILITRHLQFSLPYRAVFTQISTPATARRLLDALAVLLVRLHLVGFYWGDVSLSNTLFRRDAGAFAAYLVDAETGTLEERLSDGQRDYDLDLARTNIIGELMDLQAGDLIGEDTDVIEIGDHLVRRYRELWSALTARESFGADERGWRVSGRVEQLNQLGFDVDELEITTDLDGTTVSIQPKVVDAGHHARRLMRLTGIEAQENQARRLLNDLDQYRAYTDQQAEDEEFVAHEWLQRRYEPVVRAVPRSLRAKLQPPEFFHEVLEHKWFLSERAGHDVSFDDAVQDYILTVLPRRPDEKSLVTTETSALPIMED, from the coding sequence ATGCCTCTGGAGATCACCGCGTCCCGCGTCGATCCGGCCCTGCTGGATCTGCCGTGGAGCGTCCCGCTCGAGGACTGGCCCGAGGAGCTCCTCGCCGCCCTCCCCCGCGGTATCTCCCGGCACGTCGTGCGCTTCGTGCGGATCTCCGGCAGGGTCCTCGCGCTGAAGGAGATCTCCGGCGAACTCGCCCACCGCGAGTATCAGACGCTGCGGATGCTCGGCCGCCTGGGTGTGCCCGCGGTCCAGCCCTCGGCCGTCGTCTCCGGCCGCGAGACCGCGACCGGGGACGAGCTCGACTCCATCCTCATCACCCGGCACCTGCAGTTCTCCCTGCCGTACCGGGCGGTGTTCACCCAGATCTCCACCCCCGCCACCGCGCGCCGGTTGCTCGACGCCCTCGCGGTCCTGCTGGTGCGCCTGCACCTGGTCGGTTTCTACTGGGGGGACGTGTCGCTCTCGAACACCCTGTTCCGCCGGGACGCGGGCGCGTTCGCCGCCTACCTGGTGGATGCGGAGACCGGGACGCTGGAGGAACGACTGTCGGATGGACAGCGCGACTATGACCTCGACCTCGCGCGGACGAACATCATCGGGGAGCTGATGGACCTGCAGGCCGGCGACCTGATCGGCGAGGACACCGACGTGATCGAGATCGGGGACCACCTGGTGCGCCGCTACCGCGAGCTGTGGTCCGCTCTCACCGCCCGAGAGAGCTTCGGGGCCGATGAGCGCGGCTGGCGGGTCTCCGGCAGGGTGGAGCAGCTCAACCAGCTGGGGTTCGACGTCGACGAGCTGGAGATCACCACCGATCTCGACGGCACCACGGTGTCGATCCAGCCGAAGGTCGTCGATGCCGGGCACCACGCGCGCAGGCTCATGCGTCTGACGGGTATCGAGGCGCAGGAGAACCAGGCACGGCGGCTGTTGAACGACCTCGACCAGTACCGCGCGTACACCGATCAGCAGGCGGAGGACGAGGAGTTCGTGGCCCACGAGTGGCTGCAGCGGCGGTACGAACCGGTCGTCCGGGCGGTGCCGCGGTCCCTGCGGGCGAAGCTGCAGCCACCGGAGTTCTTCCACGAGGTGCTGGAGCACAAGTGGTTCCTCTCGGAACGCGCCGGGCACGACGTGTCCTTCGACGATGCCGTGCAGGACTACATCCTCACCGTGCTCCCCCGCCGCCCCGATGAGAAGTCTCTGGTGACGACGGAGACCTCGGCGCTGCCGATCATGGAGGACTGA
- a CDS encoding ABC transporter ATP-binding protein, giving the protein MATVTFDNATRIYPGQERPAVDSLNIEVADGEFLVLVGPSGCGKTTSLRMLAGLEEVNGGRIFIGDRDVTDVPPKDRDIAMVFQNYALYPHMTVADNMGFALKIAGVPKAEIRQRVEEAAKILDLTQYLDRKPKALSGGQRQRVAMGRAIVRSPQVFLMDEPLSNLDAKLRVSTRTQIASLQRRLGVTTVYVTHDQTEAMTMGDRVALLNKGVLQQIDTPRRMYDRPNNVFVAGFIGSPAMNLIEQPLTDQGVQFGGGLVPVDRTTLSDTRENAVTVGVRPEDLEITTDGQGLAVEVDVVEELGADAYVYGRLAGTDETSKPIIARVDGRRPPQKGETVHFRPKQDHVHLFDVATGERLGD; this is encoded by the coding sequence ATGGCAACGGTCACCTTTGACAACGCCACGCGCATCTACCCCGGCCAGGAGCGGCCGGCGGTCGACAGCCTGAACATCGAGGTCGCCGACGGCGAGTTCCTCGTGCTGGTGGGCCCCTCGGGCTGCGGCAAGACCACCTCCCTGCGCATGCTGGCCGGCCTCGAGGAGGTCAACGGCGGCCGCATCTTCATCGGCGATCGCGACGTCACCGACGTCCCGCCGAAGGACCGCGACATCGCCATGGTGTTCCAGAACTACGCGCTGTACCCGCACATGACCGTGGCCGACAACATGGGCTTCGCCCTGAAGATCGCCGGGGTGCCGAAGGCGGAGATCCGCCAGCGCGTGGAGGAGGCCGCGAAGATCCTCGACCTCACCCAGTACCTGGACCGCAAGCCGAAGGCCCTCTCCGGCGGTCAGCGTCAGCGTGTTGCCATGGGCCGTGCGATCGTGCGCTCCCCGCAGGTGTTCCTGATGGATGAGCCGCTGTCGAACCTCGACGCCAAGCTCCGTGTCTCGACCCGTACGCAGATCGCCTCCCTGCAGCGCCGCCTGGGCGTCACCACCGTCTACGTGACGCACGATCAGACCGAGGCCATGACCATGGGTGACCGTGTGGCCCTGCTCAACAAGGGCGTGCTGCAGCAGATCGACACCCCGCGTCGCATGTACGACCGTCCGAACAACGTGTTCGTCGCGGGCTTCATCGGCTCCCCGGCGATGAACCTCATCGAGCAGCCGCTGACCGACCAGGGCGTGCAGTTCGGCGGTGGGTTGGTGCCGGTGGATCGCACCACGCTGTCCGACACCCGCGAGAACGCCGTCACCGTCGGTGTGCGCCCCGAGGACCTCGAGATCACCACCGACGGCCAGGGCCTCGCGGTCGAGGTCGACGTGGTCGAGGAGCTCGGTGCCGACGCGTACGTCTACGGTCGCCTCGCCGGCACGGATGAGACCAGCAAGCCGATCATCGCCCGCGTGGACGGCCGCCGTCCTCCGCAGAAGGGCGAGACGGTGCACTTCCGCCCGAAGCAGGACCACGTGCACCTGTTCGATGTCGCCACGGGTGAGCGCCTGGGCGACTGA
- a CDS encoding peptide deformylase has protein sequence MDLLDLTTRVLARRESPTDPLRIVQAGHPALRVRSRDWDGQLPAAVLTELVEAMTLTMRHAPGVGLAAPQVGIPLRLVVMEDRVQPGEESEHDPLERRGMPLRCVLNPEYEVLGDERVYFWEGCLSVDGWMSLVPRGRRVRMRAQELRADGTIIPAEEELTGWSARIVQHETDHLAGTLCHDRSVPRSLVRDHYTSRYADLTEAVRFLGLEGDVTRLDPGEVVLRP, from the coding sequence ATGGACCTCCTCGACCTCACCACCCGTGTGCTCGCGCGCCGGGAATCCCCGACCGATCCGCTGCGCATCGTCCAGGCGGGCCATCCGGCCCTCCGGGTCCGCTCCCGGGACTGGGACGGTCAGCTGCCCGCCGCTGTCCTCACGGAACTCGTCGAGGCGATGACGCTGACCATGCGCCATGCCCCCGGAGTCGGGCTCGCCGCCCCGCAGGTCGGCATCCCGCTGCGGTTGGTCGTGATGGAGGACAGGGTGCAGCCGGGGGAAGAGTCCGAGCATGACCCCCTCGAGCGCCGGGGCATGCCGCTGCGCTGCGTCCTGAACCCCGAGTACGAGGTGCTGGGAGACGAGCGCGTGTACTTCTGGGAGGGGTGCCTGTCCGTGGACGGGTGGATGTCCCTGGTGCCGCGCGGGCGCCGGGTGCGGATGCGTGCCCAGGAGCTTCGGGCGGACGGCACCATCATCCCCGCCGAGGAGGAGCTCACCGGCTGGTCGGCCCGGATCGTGCAGCACGAGACCGATCATCTGGCGGGAACCCTCTGCCACGACCGCTCGGTGCCGCGGTCCCTCGTGAGGGACCACTACACGAGCCGCTACGCGGATCTCACCGAGGCCGTGCGCTTCCTCGGTCTCGAGGGGGATGTGACGAGGCTGGATCCCGGTGAGGTGGTGCTGCGCCCCTGA
- a CDS encoding inorganic diphosphatase, with protein sequence MEFDVTIEIPRGNRNKYEVDHHNGRIRLDRMLFTATRYPDDYGFIEGTLGEDGDPLDCLVLLEEPTFPGCLIRCRALGMFRMRDESGGDDKIIAVPVGDQRQVRRQELTDVSEFHRLEIQHFFEVYKDLEPGKSVEGAHWEGRSDAEAEIRRSYERAIGTEHENEFTRK encoded by the coding sequence GTGGAATTCGACGTCACGATCGAGATCCCCCGTGGGAACCGCAACAAGTACGAGGTGGATCACCACAACGGACGCATCCGGCTCGACCGGATGCTGTTCACCGCCACGCGGTACCCGGACGACTACGGCTTCATCGAGGGCACCCTGGGTGAGGACGGCGACCCGCTCGACTGCCTGGTCCTGCTGGAGGAGCCGACGTTCCCGGGATGCCTGATCCGCTGCCGCGCCCTGGGGATGTTCCGCATGCGTGACGAGTCCGGCGGCGACGACAAGATCATCGCCGTGCCGGTCGGCGACCAGCGCCAGGTGCGCCGCCAGGAGCTCACCGACGTCTCCGAGTTCCACCGTCTGGAGATCCAGCACTTCTTCGAGGTGTACAAGGACCTGGAGCCCGGCAAGAGCGTCGAGGGCGCCCACTGGGAGGGCCGCAGCGATGCCGAGGCGGAGATCCGCCGCTCCTATGAGCGTGCGATCGGCACCGAGCACGAGAACGAGTTCACCCGCAAGTGA
- the dacB gene encoding D-alanyl-D-alanine carboxypeptidase/D-alanyl-D-alanine endopeptidase — MRSKRIWRATAIALALAVPTAFYAVGDVTDAFPGVLTLEREQQDPTGPPAQGEDAERVDAAPLAPPAPGVPDPAVGEDLVQRLDAHAAAPVVQGRLAYSVIDVETGAVLAQRDAATARTPASTVKVLVATAALRELGPDSTLPTRAVLSGDTLTLVGGGDVTLAAADLDLLAERTAPLVREAGLAQVRLQVDDTLFTGNGVNPAWGANGPAGGWVAPVHALAVDLGRLDAEQYGRKSSDPALDAGRVFARSLQGQGVTVTGDVARGRAPQEGPSAEISSAPVRDLVAQTLKPSENTLSEALARLVAVERGLPADAEGSARAVQESVTEYARQQAIPTEGLRLVDGSGLAVTNAIAPQTLAGLLAASAGGEDPALRGMLSALPVGGLDGTLAERFGDSAVRPARGLVHGKTGYLGGTASLAGVTTLPSGRAVAFSVVVYGFDGSRAAEARAAVDAIAAEIGEDG; from the coding sequence GTGCGCAGCAAGCGGATCTGGCGTGCGACGGCGATCGCGCTGGCCCTGGCGGTGCCCACCGCCTTCTACGCCGTGGGCGATGTCACGGACGCCTTCCCGGGGGTGCTCACCCTGGAACGGGAGCAGCAGGACCCGACGGGGCCGCCCGCCCAGGGGGAGGATGCCGAGCGAGTCGATGCTGCCCCCCTCGCGCCCCCGGCTCCCGGCGTGCCCGATCCGGCCGTGGGGGAGGACCTCGTACAGCGTCTCGACGCCCATGCCGCCGCCCCCGTGGTGCAGGGGCGGCTCGCCTACTCCGTGATCGACGTGGAGACCGGGGCCGTGCTCGCCCAGCGGGACGCCGCCACCGCTCGTACGCCCGCCTCCACGGTGAAGGTCCTGGTCGCGACCGCCGCCCTGCGCGAGCTCGGCCCGGACAGCACCCTGCCCACCCGCGCGGTGCTCTCCGGCGACACCCTCACCCTCGTCGGCGGCGGGGACGTGACCCTGGCCGCCGCGGATCTGGACCTCCTCGCCGAACGGACCGCACCGCTCGTGCGGGAGGCCGGCCTGGCACAGGTGCGACTGCAGGTGGATGACACCCTGTTCACCGGGAACGGGGTGAACCCGGCCTGGGGGGCCAACGGGCCGGCCGGCGGGTGGGTCGCCCCGGTCCACGCGCTTGCCGTCGACCTCGGCCGGCTCGATGCCGAACAGTACGGTCGCAAATCCTCCGACCCCGCCCTCGATGCCGGACGGGTCTTCGCCCGCAGCCTGCAGGGGCAGGGGGTGACGGTCACGGGGGACGTCGCCCGTGGCCGGGCCCCGCAAGAGGGACCGAGTGCGGAGATCAGCTCCGCACCGGTGCGCGATCTCGTGGCGCAGACGCTCAAACCGTCGGAGAACACCCTCTCGGAGGCCCTTGCGCGGCTCGTCGCGGTCGAACGCGGTCTGCCCGCCGATGCGGAGGGCTCCGCCCGCGCGGTGCAGGAGAGCGTCACCGAGTACGCCCGCCAGCAGGCGATCCCCACGGAGGGTCTGCGTCTCGTCGACGGCAGCGGCTTGGCTGTCACCAACGCCATCGCCCCGCAGACCCTTGCCGGGCTCCTCGCCGCCAGCGCCGGAGGGGAGGATCCGGCCCTGCGCGGCATGCTCTCCGCGCTACCGGTCGGGGGTCTGGACGGCACGCTGGCCGAACGCTTCGGAGACAGCGCCGTGCGCCCCGCCCGTGGGCTCGTCCACGGCAAGACCGGGTACCTCGGTGGAACGGCATCGCTCGCGGGGGTGACGACGCTGCCGAGCGGGCGGGCGGTGGCCTTCAGTGTGGTGGTGTACGGCTTCGACGGCTCCCGTGCCGCCGAGGCGCGCGCCGCGGTCGACGCGATCGCCGCGGAGATCGGGGAAGACGGCTGA
- the tilS gene encoding tRNA lysidine(34) synthetase TilS has product MAGPPRVVARARTAVRIALTRRLETLADASDPARWRPVVLVGLSGGADSLALLATTVWVAGRLGLATEAVIIDHGLQEGSERVAEHAAMQAEQLGAAAAHVRRVAVEDGPGGLENAARQARHRALAEVREDRGALAVLLAHTLDDQAEQVLLGLARGGGPRSIAAISPARGVTLRPFLGTDEDESLGLRRADTEEICRLHDLEWWDDPMNADPHHLRARVRHEVLPVLREVLGDQVEENLARASALVREDADHLDREARELSEGLRRPVDGPHDLLALDVHALAAEPTPIRTRILRDVSRRAARAAGGGSGKSLLRRHVREVDALVRSWHGQAPAPLPGTIEVARCDGLLVWRRAPAGTDRRVGHLEGTDQKE; this is encoded by the coding sequence ATGGCCGGCCCGCCCCGGGTCGTCGCCCGGGCCCGCACGGCGGTGCGCATCGCCCTCACCCGACGTCTCGAGACCCTCGCCGACGCCAGCGATCCCGCCCGCTGGCGCCCCGTCGTCCTGGTCGGGCTCAGCGGCGGCGCCGACTCCCTGGCCCTGCTCGCGACGACGGTGTGGGTGGCGGGCAGGCTCGGCCTGGCCACCGAGGCGGTGATCATCGATCACGGGCTGCAGGAGGGCTCGGAGCGGGTGGCCGAGCATGCCGCGATGCAGGCCGAACAGCTCGGCGCGGCCGCCGCGCACGTGCGCCGCGTCGCGGTGGAGGACGGCCCGGGCGGTCTGGAGAACGCCGCCCGGCAGGCCCGACACCGGGCCCTGGCCGAGGTCCGGGAGGACCGCGGGGCGCTCGCCGTACTGCTCGCCCACACCCTCGACGACCAGGCCGAACAGGTGCTCCTCGGTCTCGCCCGAGGCGGCGGCCCCCGGTCCATCGCCGCGATCTCCCCGGCGCGGGGCGTGACGCTGCGTCCCTTCCTCGGCACCGACGAGGACGAGTCCCTCGGACTGCGGCGCGCCGACACCGAGGAGATCTGCCGCCTGCACGACCTGGAGTGGTGGGACGACCCGATGAACGCCGACCCGCATCATCTGCGCGCGAGGGTGCGGCATGAAGTGTTGCCCGTGCTGCGGGAGGTGCTCGGGGATCAGGTCGAGGAGAACCTCGCCCGCGCCTCCGCGCTGGTCCGGGAGGACGCCGACCACCTCGATCGGGAGGCGCGAGAGCTGTCGGAGGGTTTGCGCCGGCCCGTCGACGGGCCCCACGATCTGCTCGCCCTCGATGTGCACGCCCTCGCGGCGGAACCGACCCCGATCCGCACGCGAATCCTGCGGGACGTGTCACGTCGGGCCGCCCGGGCCGCGGGCGGCGGCAGCGGGAAGTCCCTGCTGCGGCGCCACGTGCGGGAGGTCGATGCCCTGGTGCGCTCATGGCACGGTCAGGCCCCGGCGCCGCTCCCGGGTACGATCGAGGTCGCTCGTTGCGACGGGCTGCTCGTGTGGCGACGCGCCCCCGCGGGCACGGATCGTCGCGTAGGGCACCTCGAGGGAACCGACCAGAAGGAGTGA
- the hpt gene encoding hypoxanthine phosphoribosyltransferase gives MAADPIHDDVDRVLLDEAQIHDKLTELGRRISADYAENPPILVGVLKGAVMVMADLARRIDLPVEMDWMAVSSYGSGTKSSGVVRILKDLGADITGRHVLIVEDIIDSGLTLKWLLANLRSRGAASVEVCALLRKPEAARVEIDVKYVGFDIPTEFVIGYGLDYAERYRNLPYVGVLKRSVYED, from the coding sequence GTGGCGGCCGACCCCATCCATGACGACGTCGACCGGGTGCTGCTCGACGAGGCGCAGATCCACGACAAGCTCACCGAGCTGGGTCGTCGCATCTCCGCCGACTATGCCGAGAACCCGCCGATCCTGGTCGGTGTGTTGAAGGGCGCCGTCATGGTGATGGCCGATCTCGCGCGCCGCATCGACCTGCCGGTGGAGATGGACTGGATGGCGGTCTCCTCCTACGGCTCGGGGACGAAGTCCTCCGGTGTGGTGCGGATCCTCAAGGACCTCGGCGCCGACATCACCGGGCGTCACGTCCTCATCGTGGAGGACATCATCGACTCCGGGCTCACCCTGAAGTGGCTCCTGGCGAACCTCCGCTCCCGCGGTGCCGCGAGCGTCGAGGTCTGCGCCCTGCTGCGCAAGCCCGAGGCCGCCCGCGTGGAGATCGACGTGAAGTACGTCGGCTTCGACATCCCCACCGAGTTCGTGATCGGCTACGGGCTCGACTACGCCGAGCGCTACCGCAACCTCCCCTACGTGGGAGTGCTCAAGCGCTCCGTCTACGAGGACTGA
- the ftsH gene encoding ATP-dependent zinc metalloprotease FtsH, with amino-acid sequence MAFAAPKNSPRNRKRPSGSVALWLVTALLLGLLAFSFLGRDGYQQIDTQQGLQLLADGQVEQAKIVGGTQQRVDLVLSEEFEDKGTRVRFPYVDARGEEVVQAVADAAPAKGYSDEIVGNSWWSTLLFSFLPLLLFLGLFWFLIANAQGGGRAMQFGKSKAKLFSKDMPTVTFADVAGAEEAVEELDEIKQFLVSPEKYQAVGAKIPKGVLLYGPPGTGKTLLARAVAGEANVPFYSISGSDFVEMFVGVGASRVRDLFSTAKENAPAIIFIDEIDAVGRHRGAGMGGGHDEREQTLNQMLVEMDGFEANQNVILIAATNRVDILDPALLRPGRFDRQIAVSAPDLKGRLQILKVHAQGKPLAEDVDLENIARRSVGMSGADLANVLNEAALLTARSGNQIIDNRALDEAIDRVSMGPQRYSKVMTERERQMTAYHEGGHALVAAALNNSAPVTKVTILPRGQAGGYTMVVPTQDRNYQSRNELLDRLAYAMGGYAVEEGIFHDVTTGPASDLQNATKIARAMVTQLGMSSRVGQIALSGDQDEVFVGMQQGQSPRYGAETQNLVDEEVRRLLDIALDEAWWVISQNRDVLDRLVLELLEKETLGERELAEIFRDVRKLPPRDVWQSSPERPVFTAPLVGGPASAEGTESSDAGEPLTPGAPELPQPGGDGPTIPGLGD; translated from the coding sequence ATGGCATTCGCCGCCCCCAAGAACTCCCCCAGGAACAGGAAGCGCCCCTCCGGGAGCGTCGCCCTGTGGCTCGTGACCGCTCTGCTGCTGGGCCTGCTGGCCTTCTCCTTCCTGGGGCGTGACGGCTACCAGCAGATCGACACCCAGCAGGGGCTCCAGCTCCTCGCCGACGGTCAGGTCGAGCAGGCCAAGATCGTCGGCGGCACGCAGCAGCGGGTCGACCTGGTCCTCAGCGAGGAATTCGAGGACAAGGGCACCCGGGTGCGGTTCCCCTACGTCGATGCCCGCGGCGAGGAGGTCGTGCAGGCCGTCGCCGACGCGGCCCCCGCGAAGGGGTACAGCGACGAGATCGTCGGCAACTCGTGGTGGTCGACGCTGCTGTTCTCCTTCCTGCCGCTGCTGCTGTTCCTGGGGCTGTTCTGGTTCCTCATCGCCAACGCCCAGGGGGGCGGCCGGGCCATGCAGTTCGGCAAGTCGAAGGCCAAGCTGTTCAGCAAGGACATGCCCACCGTCACCTTCGCCGACGTGGCCGGTGCCGAAGAGGCGGTGGAGGAACTCGACGAGATCAAGCAGTTCCTCGTCAGCCCGGAGAAGTACCAGGCCGTCGGCGCGAAGATCCCCAAGGGTGTGCTGCTGTACGGCCCGCCCGGAACCGGCAAGACCCTGCTGGCCCGGGCTGTGGCCGGTGAGGCCAACGTGCCGTTCTACTCGATCTCCGGTTCCGACTTCGTGGAGATGTTCGTGGGCGTGGGCGCCTCCCGCGTGCGCGATCTGTTCTCCACCGCGAAGGAGAACGCCCCGGCGATCATCTTCATCGACGAGATCGACGCCGTCGGCCGCCACCGCGGCGCCGGCATGGGCGGCGGGCACGACGAGCGCGAGCAGACCCTGAACCAGATGCTCGTGGAGATGGACGGCTTCGAGGCCAACCAGAACGTCATCCTGATCGCCGCCACCAACCGCGTCGACATCCTCGACCCGGCCCTGCTGCGGCCCGGCCGATTCGACCGGCAGATCGCCGTCAGCGCCCCCGACCTCAAGGGCCGCCTCCAGATCCTCAAGGTGCACGCGCAGGGCAAGCCCCTGGCGGAGGACGTCGATCTGGAGAACATCGCCCGCCGCAGCGTCGGGATGTCCGGCGCGGACCTCGCCAACGTGCTCAATGAGGCCGCGCTGCTGACCGCCCGCTCCGGCAACCAGATCATCGACAACCGTGCCCTCGACGAGGCCATCGACCGCGTCTCCATGGGGCCGCAGCGGTACTCGAAGGTCATGACCGAACGGGAGCGGCAGATGACCGCGTACCACGAGGGCGGGCACGCCCTGGTGGCGGCGGCGCTGAACAACTCGGCACCCGTCACGAAGGTGACGATCCTGCCGCGCGGCCAGGCCGGCGGATACACGATGGTGGTGCCCACCCAGGACCGCAACTACCAGTCCCGCAACGAGCTGCTGGACCGGCTCGCGTACGCGATGGGCGGGTACGCCGTGGAGGAGGGCATCTTCCACGACGTCACCACCGGCCCCGCCAGCGACCTGCAGAACGCCACCAAGATCGCCCGCGCGATGGTGACGCAGCTGGGTATGAGCTCCCGCGTGGGGCAGATCGCCCTGTCCGGTGACCAGGACGAGGTGTTCGTCGGCATGCAGCAGGGCCAGTCGCCCCGGTACGGCGCCGAGACCCAGAACCTCGTCGATGAGGAGGTCCGTCGTCTGCTCGACATCGCGCTCGACGAGGCCTGGTGGGTGATCTCCCAGAACCGCGACGTGCTCGACCGCCTCGTGCTGGAGCTTCTGGAGAAGGAGACCCTGGGGGAGAGGGAGCTGGCGGAGATCTTCCGTGACGTGCGCAAGCTGCCCCCGCGCGATGTGTGGCAGTCCAGCCCGGAGCGCCCCGTGTTCACCGCCCCATTGGTGGGCGGCCCCGCCTCCGCCGAGGGCACCGAATCCTCGGACGCCGGGGAACCGCTCACCCCAGGCGCTCCCGAGTTGCCGCAGCCCGGCGGTGACGGACCGACCATCCCGGGATTGGGGGACTGA
- the folE gene encoding GTP cyclohydrolase I FolE produces the protein MPVDHARIEAAVREILAGIGEDPDRDGLRDTPARVARMYAEVFAGMDQNAAEPLATTFDLEHRELVLVKNIRFYSMCEHHLLPFLGAAHIGYIPGDGGVTGLSKLARLVQVYARRPQVQERITTEIADALMQELRASGAIVVLEAEHMCMSMRGVRAEEARTVTSAVRGVLRETATRAEAMSLIMKG, from the coding sequence ATGCCGGTGGACCACGCGCGCATCGAGGCCGCCGTCCGCGAGATCCTCGCTGGCATCGGTGAGGACCCCGACCGCGACGGACTGCGGGACACCCCCGCCCGGGTGGCGCGGATGTACGCCGAGGTGTTCGCCGGCATGGATCAGAACGCCGCCGAGCCCCTCGCCACCACCTTCGACCTGGAGCACCGGGAGCTCGTGCTGGTGAAGAACATCCGGTTCTACTCCATGTGCGAGCACCACCTCCTGCCGTTCCTCGGCGCCGCCCACATTGGGTACATCCCCGGGGACGGTGGTGTGACGGGCCTGTCGAAACTCGCGCGTCTGGTGCAGGTCTACGCCCGCCGCCCTCAGGTGCAGGAGCGGATCACCACCGAGATCGCGGACGCCCTCATGCAGGAGCTCCGGGCCTCCGGGGCGATCGTGGTGCTCGAGGCTGAGCACATGTGCATGAGCATGCGCGGGGTGCGCGCCGAGGAGGCTCGCACCGTCACCAGTGCCGTGCGCGGTGTGCTGCGGGAGACCGCCACCCGTGCCGAGGCGATGAGCCTGATCATGAAGGGCTGA